AAGTACCTGTTCATCTCCAATTCCGATAATCTCGGTGCTCGCCCCTCCCGCACACTGGCCCAGCATTTCGAGAACACCGGCGCACCGTTCATGGCGGAGGTCGCCACCCGCACCAAGGCCGACCGCAAGGGCGGCCACATCGTGCGGGACAAGTCCACCGGTCGACTGATGCTGCGCGAGATGAGCCAGGTGCATCCTGACGATAAGGCAGCGGCTCAGGACATCAAGAAGCACCCGTACTTCAATACGAACTCCATCTGGATTCGCATTGACGCACTCAAGGCCAAGCTCGCTGAATACAATGGAGTGCTGCCGTTGCCGGTGATTCGCAACAAGAAGACCGTTAATCCCACCAACCCGGATACCGAGCAGGTCATTCAGCTCGAAACCGCGATGGGCGCGGCCATCGCCCTGTTCAATGGTGCCATCTGCGTGCAGGTGGATCGTATGCGCTTTCTTCCGGTGAAGACCACCAACGATCTGTTCATCATGCGTTCCGATCGCTTCCATCTGACGGACAACTACGAAATGGAAGACGGCAACTACGTCTTCCCGAATGTGGAACTTGATCCGCGCTATTACAAGAACATCCATGACTTCGACGAACGCTTCCCATACGCCGTGCCATCATTGGCCGCAGCCAACTCGGTAACCATCCAAGGCGACTGGACGTTCGGCCGTGATGTGACCATGTTCGCTGATGCCAAACTCGACGATCAGGGCGAGCCGCGCTACGTGCCGAATGGCGCATACGTAGGCCCGCAAGGCATTGAACCGGACGATTGGGTCTGATTTCAGCAAGCATCTTGGAAGAAAAACGACGTTATTTTCGTGAAATGGTGTGCAGTCGCGGAAAAAGCCTCTAAGATGGAGGGAGTATGAGACAAACTCATGCACACTTATAACGAAACAGTAACTACACGTGAGGACTAATGGCAGAGGGCACAAGCGGACGTCGTCGTTTTTCCGACAAATGGGGCAAGCACGAGCTGGATGTACTGGCCGTACTCTCATCCGCATTCCCGCAATGGCTTACTTCCCGCCAAATCGCACAGCGAGTCAAGGCTTACGCCGATTCCTATGGGGAGCTGGCCGATCAGGCAGCTAAGGCGGCATTCGCCAAGCAATTCCAACGCGATCGCGCCAAGCTCGCCGCCATGGGCATTGCCATCGAATCGCGCCAGCCTGAATATTCCTCCAAGTCCGAAGGTCAGGATTTCGCCTCGTACCGCCTGCAATTGGGCGATGAACCTCGCATCCGTCTGATGTTCGAAGCCGAAGATATGCCGGTATTGGCCGCCGCCAACTATCTGGCCCGTTCCATGTCTATCTCCTCCGAGCCCGATCAGGCTCAGGTTGCGGCACGTACTTCACGCACCACACCTCGCGTGCCTCAGACCCCGATTCCGGGTCTTGGTCTCGATTCCATCGCCCCAGGCCTCGGCACCCAGCATATTCCGGACACCTTGGTCAAGGTCATTGATTCGCGTCGATTCGCTGCGACCATCGATGTGGACGGCGAACACCTGAACGTGGCATACACCGATTCCGATGATCTGGCCATGTTCGTACTCGAACACCCAGGTGCCACCATCGTCAGCCCGCAGGAAGCCGTGGATGCCTATCATCGTCGTCTGCACGCAGCCAGTCAGTTCACGCTTGCCGACGAGTCCGCAAGCCCGGTCAGCGCTTCGGTGGTCTCTCCCGCAATCAGCCGTGACATCAGCGAACCGGGTGACCCCGAATCCATCAAGGCCCAGAACAAGAAAAACGGTTCCGCATTCCAGACCGGCAGCGAGGTCGACCGTCGACTGCGTCTGATGCTGTTCCTGTCCGCCCATCTTGGCGAAGAGTTCTCCATGGGGGAGCTGGCCGAACGCTTTATCGGCAAGCCGAAGAACGACGATGAACTCAAGAAGTTCGTCAACATCATTCATAAGGACATCAACACACTGACCACGGTGTCCGATGATGGGGAGATGGCCGGCAGCCAGTTCTTCGACATCGACTGGCCACTGTTGGATGCCGAAGGCATCGTGTCCGCCACCAACTCGCTGGGTCTTGAGCGTCTTGCCGGTATCTCACCGCAGTACCTGAGCATGCTCACCGCATCGGTGAGCTATCTGGCACATTCCCCGCTGCTGCCTGACAAGCAGCGCGCCCAGGCCGAAGACCTTTACGAGCGTCTGCGTCAGCATGTGAGCCCCGGCCAGACCCCGTGGCTGAGCCTTACCGGTTATGAGCTTGAACCGCGCAGTTTCTCCGTGGTCAAGCGCGCTATCAACACCGACTCGCTGCTGGATATGGAATACACCGACGGCACCGGACGCACCCGCCGCAAGCTGGTGGCTCCCTCCAAGATTTTCATCGACGAGGGTGTCTATTACGCGGCTGTCTACACCGATGTCGGTTCCGCGGCGCCCAAGGACAAGAAGGCCTACGTCTCCAAAGACAAGACCATCGACAAGGCCAACGGCAAACCCCGCACCTGGCAGGTGCTGCGTCTAGCACGCATCGAAAAGGCCGAACTGGTCAAGCCGACCAAGAAAATTGACGTACCGAACATGCCGGTCAGCGAGCTGCGCAAGTGGAGCTTTGACAACGGCACCGAAGCGGTGTTCATCACCGATCAGCGTGAGTTGCCGTTCATCAAGACCCTTTCCGGTGCCACTGTGGAGCAGTGCGGTGCGGGGGAGAAGGTGCATCTGACTGTGTCCTCCGATTCCTGGTTCGTGGCATTCTGTATCGCCCATGCGCGCCACATCACCGCAGTCGCCCCCGAAACGCTGCGCACGATGATTATCGCCCGTGCCGAGCGAGAGCTCAGCATCAGCGAAAACAAGTAAGGAGCAGACGTCATGCCTTGGTGGATATGGCCGATTCTGGTTCTGTTCATGTTGGCCATGATTGCGGCCGGACTAGTATATGCGGGACTACATGGATTCCATGCCGTGCAGGATATCGCGGAGATTGGCGGTAGACTTGGCGAGCGCGTCTCCAAAATGGGGGAGCCCGGCGATTCCACAGAGGAGAGCGAACCGCCGCTGTTCACGCAGCCGCTGAATGTGGCGCAGGAACGCTATGTCGACGCCCATGCAGAAGTGATACAGCGCAAGAACGTCACTCGCGAACGCCATATCGCGGCTTGGAACAGGTGGAAGCAGTTCAACAAGTAGACGACTAGTCGGAAAGCATCATGGCACGTCACCCTCACCATCAGGAAGGCGATTCTTCCCGAACGCTTAGTCCTGCCCAGCGATACGCATCATTCCAGAAAGCCAATAAACACAGAGCATCGGTCGCGGCTCGTTTTGCCGCTACACTGCCGTTCGATCTTGACGATTTCCAGACCGAAGCCAACGACGCATTGGAGGCCGGCAGCAATGTGCTGGTCGCCGCACCGACCGGCGCAGGCAAAACCGTGGTAGCCGATTTTGCCATCTATCTGGCTCAGGAACGCAACGTCAAAGCGTTTTATACCACTCCTATCAAGGCTCTCAGCAATCAGAAATACCATGATCTGGTAGACGTATACGGCCCGGATAAGGTAGGCCTGCTCACCGGTGACACCTCGATCAATTCCGAGGCGGACATCGTGGTGATGACCACCGAAGTACTGCGCAATATGCTCTACGAGCATTCCACCACGCTCACCGCACTGCGGTATGTGATTCTGGACGAGGTGCATTACCTTGCCGACCGCTTCCGCGGTCCGGTTTGGGAAGAGGTCATCATTCACCTGCCCAAGACGGTGAAAATCGTGGGATTGTCTGCCACGGTGTCCAATGTGGAGGATTTCTCCAACTGGATCGCATCCGTGCGCGGCGAGACCAAGCTGGTCATCAGCGAGCATCGCCCGGTGCCGCTTGAACAGCACGTCATTGTGCAGGCGGATGAACAAACCGAGCCGGAGGTGCTGGATCTGTATCGCAGGGACGGCAACGGCAACAAGACCACGAAGCTCAACGCCGAGTTGATCAACCGACTCGACCAACTGGACCGCAAGGCGGCACGCCGCCGTGGTGAGGAACGGCCCGACAAGCGCAGGGGATTCAAAGGCAAGGGCGGAAAGGGGCACAAGGATCGCGTACCACGCCCGGAGCGACACACGCCTCGCCGTTGGGCCGTGGTCGACGAGCTGAACTTTCTGGGCATGCTACCCGGCATCTACTTCATCTTCTCGCGCAACGGCTGTGATCAGGCGGTCGAGCAGTGCATCAATGCCGGACTGGAACTGACCACCGATGAGGAAGTGACCAGGATTCGCCGCATCGTGGACGAGATGATGGAAGGTCAGCTCACCCAAGAGGATCTGAAGGCGTTGCAGTTCTCCAAGTTCCGATTCGCTTTGGAAGAAGGATTCGCCTCACATCATGCCGGCATGATCGCCCTGTTCCGCCAAATTGTCGAGCGCCTGTTTGAAGAGGGCCTCGTCAAAATGGTGTTCGCCACGGAAACGCTGGCGCTGGGCATCAATATGCCGGCACGCTGCGTGGTGGTTGAGAAGCTGGAGAAGTTCGACGGCACCGGTCACGTGGGTTTGACTCCCGGCGAGTTCACACAGCTGACCGGACGTGCCGGCCGACGCGGCATCGACACCATCGGCCATGCCATCGTGGTCGACCATCATGGATTCGTGCCCGCCACGGCCGCGGCATTGTCTTCCAAGCGTGTGTATCCGTTGCATTCCAGCTTCCGTCCGACGTTCAATATGGCGGTGAATCTGCTTAATTCCAGCGACTATGGGACCGCACGAATCACCTTGGATCAGTCTTTTGCCCAATGGGAAGCCAATGAATCCGCCTGGCAGCTGGAATCGCAGATCAACACGCTCACCAATGCATTGACCGGATACGAACAGGCGTTCGCCTGCAATCATGGCGATTTCAAGCAGTTCATGACGTTGCGTATGGAGCTCAGCGACATCGAGAAGGATGGCCGCCGCAAACTCAAGCACGAGGTGTTCCTGACCGATCAGGACAGATCTCGCGCTTTCCAGGACCTCGACAAGCGCATCCAGAAGCTGCGCAAGGCCGAGCACGCGCATCCATGCCGCAATTGCCCCGACCTCCAGCAGCACCTCAAATGGGGGCACCGCTGGGCCCGTGAGACCCGGGAACTCAATCGGGTGAAGTATCGTTATGACTCGCGTACCGGCTCTGTGGCACGTCAGTTCGACCGTATCTGCGACATCCTTACCCAGCTCGGCTATCTGGAGCGGCATGATGACGGCAACGGCCGTATCGACGTGACCCTGACCGAAAAAGGCCTGCTGTTGCGCCGTATTTACAGCGAGCATGATCTGGAACTCTGCGAGGCGCTGCTTGCCGGCACTTTCGACAAGCTCGATGCCAACGGGCTGGCCGCGGTACTTTCCTCGCTGGTGTACGAGGCCAGGCGTGGCTCGGACGGCGAACCACGGCATTATCCGGGCGGCATTTCCGGCCCTATCGCCATCGCATCGTCCAAACTGCAAGGCATCTGCGCGGATATCAACATCCTGTGCGAGGATCACAGCCTGGAAGAAATGCACCAGCCGGACTTCGGCATCGTCGACATCATGTACGAATGGGCCGACGGCGGTTCGCTGGGTGCATGCCTGTACGGCACGGACATGACCGGCGGCGACTTTGTGCGCACCGCCAAACGACTGGCCGACGTACTGCAGCAAATCGCCGTGGCGCAGCCATTGCCGTTCGATGGGGGAGAACGGTTGGCGGATATCGCCCATGAAGCGGCTGATCGTGTGAACCGCGGAGTCGTGGCCTATTCCGGCGTCGATTAACCTTTGCTTGGCCGGCTACACCGGTCAGTCACTAGCGAACAGCGGAATAGAAGCCAAGTCCGAACTGTTGCGTAAATTAGTACGGTCGAAGATTTTTCAAGGAGGATGCCAATATGGCAGAACGTAGCCTCAGGGGCATGAGCATCGGCGCGAAATCGCTGGAGTCCGATGACAACGTGGATTTCGCCGCGCGAAACGATGTGGCGTATGTGTGCCCTAAGGGTCACCGCACTATTCTGCCGTTTGCGGAAGGTGCCGAGATTCCTGACGAGTGGGAATGCCGCTGCGGTTCCGTGGCCCATCGCGAAGGCGATGACGACCGTGAGGCCGATGAGATCACCAAGCCGACCCGTACGCACTGGGACATGCTGCTGGAGCGTCGTAGCGAGGAGGAGCTCGCCACGCTGCTCGAGAAGCGTCTGCAGATGCACCGCGACGGTTGGATTCCCGATTACGAGTGAGCCAACAACACGTGAACTTGATGCCCAGTCAAACCGACTGGGCATAATCATTGCTGAAGCAATCTTGCGAACATGAACACCATAGTGAAACAGGGGAGTGGACCTCATATGGCACAGCATCCGAGGAACGTGGTCCTGCTGGACCTCGACGGCACGCTTACCAAGTCCGACGGCGGCATCATCGCATCCGTCATCAAGACGTTCGAGGAATTGGGTCGCCCGGTTCCCGACGATGCCGAGCTGCATCGTTTCATTGGTCCGGCCATCATCGAATCGCTGCGACGCAACCATGTGCCGGAGGAGGAGCTTGACCGGGCGGTCATCATCTACCGCAGCTACTATGCGGATCGCGCCGTGTTCGATGATCCGAACGAGCCCGGCAACAAAGTTCCCGGCCGCTTGGTGAACGTCGTGTTTCCCGGTATCCGCGAACAGCTGCTCAAGCTGCGTGCCGACGGCTATTATCTGGCGTTGGCCAGCTGCAAGCCCGAGTACCAATGCGTTCCGATCTGTGAGCATTTCCATCTGACCGAATTGCTGGATGGCATTTATGGCGCTTCCAAGGACAACTCTCGCTTGGATAAGGATCAGGTCATCCGTTATTGCTTTGACAAAATCGGTTTTGATGCTTCGGCAGGGGATAAGGCCGTGATGATCGGCGATCGCTACACCGACATCGATGGCGCACACGCCTGCGGGCTGGACACCATCGGCTGCCGTTGGGGTTACGCCCCGGCCGGCGAGATGGAAGAACACGGCGTTTACGAGATCATCGAGAAGCCCGAGCAGATCGAAGAAGCCGTAAACCGTTATTTTCAAACGCACTGAAACACAACGGCGAGGACTTCTTCATGATGGGATGCGATGAAGCCTGCGCCGCGGCCTTCGACATGGTTTTCATCGGTTTGCCGTTGCTGTCGCTGTATGAGATTCCCATGCTGATATGGTTCATTTGGCGAGCATTCCACTGGAAACGAAATGACAAGGATTGGCTGAAAGGCACGGCGATTCTTGCAATTGCGGTGGTCGCTCCGGTGCTCCTTTGGCTGTCGGCCTGGTATGCGTGGACTAGTTGATACAGGCGACTGAATCCTCGTCAAGGATAACTAATCTGACATAACGTACATTATCGGATTCCAGTGTCATCGTCGTTCTTACGTACAGAGGCACCAATACGCCGATCCATTGCAGTCTCCGAAGCGTTGCGCGCCTGGAAATACATGGCGACGTTCTCCAGCAACACCAGAACGAATACGATGACAGCTGCGGGCAACTGCGCTGCGTCGCAGAAATCTCTCAGACGCACATCCATGGAATCCGCGAGAAAAACGAAGATAGGAAACGGTATCAGCGCCATTACAAACGACAGAAAATGCATTTTGACCATGGACCAGTCAACCGGCTCAGTCGCCGGACGCTTTGCCCGCGGCGTGAATATGTGGCCTCGACCTATCGTGAACGTGATAATGACGACGGCCATAATGACGGCGACGAGCCAGAGCACGATTGGCAGGAACCCAATGACTATACCCATTGCATCAATCCTTCAGCACTGTGTTCTGCAAGATTACTCGATCATTGCACGCCCATAATGAAAAAACGACCTGCCGGAAACCCGGCAAGTCGCCATCATACAAACCTGCTGCGAAATCAAGCGGCCTCACGCTGTAGACGCTGCGCCTCAAGCTTCTTGCGCATACGCATGGCGGTCAATTCGTCAATCGGACGATTCATGGAAACCGTCATCGGCTTGTCATCAAGATCGACGTAATCCTCATCCTCCAGAGCGGTTTCAATCTGATGCCACAGTGAGCCGACCGACACGGCGAACACGGCCTTGCCGCTTTGCAGCAGCTCAAGCATCTGCTCGCTGGTCGTGCATTCGTGCACGTTCTGGCCGTCGCACATGATGGTCACGTTGGCCAGCTGATCGGTGGTGTGCTGGGTAAGGAAGCCGATGGCTGCAGTCACGTTCTGCAGATTCACGCCGGCATCCAGCAGCTTCTTGGAGACGGCCAGAATCACCACGTCCTTGAACGAATACAAACGACGGGAACCGGATCCGTGCGATGGCGTGATGGACGGTTCGACAATCTGCTTGCGTGCCCAGTAATCGAGCTGACGATACGTGATGCCCGCAACCTTGGATGCCACGGTACCGCGATATCCACGCTTGATTTCCTCGGAATCGGCGTTGGCGAACAACTCCCCCTGGATAGCGCCATCATTGAGATCTTCACGCTCATCAAGCGGAATATGAAGATGCAGCTCGGTCCGGCTCATCTCGGCTCCCCTAACTCACACTGGTGTAATCACACGATTGCAATTCTTCACCAAGTGTAACCCCACATAATGTGTCGGTTATTGGGAGACAAAGGCAGATTTCGTGAAGAACACCAGACGGAACTTGCCAATCATGATTTCATCGCCGTTTTTAAGCACCGCCTGATCAACGCGCTGACGGTTCACATAAGTGCCATTGAGGCTTCCGGCATCGATAACGGAATACTGGCCATTGACCCGGCGGAACACGGCGTGCTGCCGGGATACGGTGGAATCGTCCAGCAGAATATCCGCTCGGGGATCGCGACCAACAGTGATTTCATCCTCATCAAGCAGATACCGCGAACCAGACACCGCTCCCCTGGTCGAGATAAGCAACGCCGTCCCCTCGGACAGGCGTGTAATGGTGTCCAAATCCTCCTGAGTCAGAGGACGGTCGCCGGTTGCGGTAACGGGCAATACGTTAATAGCAGGCAATCCAATGATGGTGGTTTCGCCTGCGCTAGGAATCGGATCAGTCATAGCTTCCTATTCTACCGTCTTTGCATACTTATTTTGCGTAGCTTCACGCACTTCATCAATAATGACGTTATCGGAGGCTTCGACATTAACATTAGCTCCATACTTGACCTGCAGCTGGGCGCCCACTCCCCCGGCGATGTCAACTGCGTTGGAAAGCTCCTGCGGATTGCCGATGGCCTTGACCACATACGGAGGTTTGATGGCCGTGCCATCGGAAATCAGCCCTTCGTCAGCATCTTGAATATAGGTCGATGTGACAACGCGAACCTCGTTGATGGCAATGACTTCGGCGCCGGCATTGCGCAGCTCCTCGATGAGGTTGAACATGATCGAAGCGTCGATTCTGGATGTCGAACCGCGGCTGACCGTAACCGTAATACCCTTGCCCTTGGCTGGGAGCCGGCCGGAAATCAGACCACTGGTTTCCTCGTTCTGCTTGGCGATCTTACGCGCCTGTTCCTGCTCGTTGGCAGCCGACTTCAACGAGTTCAGCTGGCTGGTCAGCTGGGTTTTGCGCTGCTCGAGGTTGGATATCTGCGTGTTCGACTCGTTGAGCAGACGAACCAGCTCGTTCTCATCCATCGTTTCATAGGTGGATTTGGTGTTGTTGATCTGACTCATGTAGGCAAAGCCCAGCAATGCGCACATCAGCATGATGAAGATCGACGATATCAGTCGGGAACGATCGGAATTCCGGTTCAGGTTCTTACGCGGCTTTTTGCGTATAGTGGGGAACGAACCAGTTTCCATGCGGTCGTTCGCCTTATCTTGGGCATGCTGGTCATGCATTTTGTCCAGCATGTTGTTTGATTTAGCCCTTCGTACCATATCAGCCTCGGAAGATGAACCGGCGAATGGCGGACACGTTGGAGAAGATACGGATGCCGAGCACTACAATGACGGCGGTCTGCAGCTGCGAGCCGACGCCAAGCTGATTGCCGAGGAACACCAGCAAAGTTGCCGTCAGCACGTTGGCCAGGAACGATATGACGAATACACGGTCAGAGAAGCTTCGTTCAAAGTACGCGCGTGCAGCGCCCAGCAGTGCGTCGATGGCGGCCACCACCATAATCGGCAGATAGGGTTGCAAGACGACCGGAATGTCCGGCTTGACAAACACACCGATTACCACGCCGATAATCAGACCTAGGACGGCTGCCATTATTCGTTCCTCTCTGCGTATTGGGTTTCGCCAGCCACTGCTGCCTCAAGTGTAATCGAATTGGACTTGTTTACCTGCGGATAAATACCTGCTTGTTTGAAGGAATCGTACAGGCTTGCCAGATTCTTTGATCCCATAGCTTCGGCCAACGTGTTCTTGTCTCCGATGGCTTCAATGGTGTACGGGCTTTCGATGGCATTCACGCCAATGAGAATATGTCCACCCGCCTTACGGATGGAGGTCTGTGCACCGAGCCTATTGCCGTTGATGGAGATGGCTTCGGCTCCATTTTGGAACATCAGCGATACCAGCTGCTGCAAATCAAGATCCGTGACGACGCGAATCTTGCTGGTGGTACCCACTCTGGTGGAGGTGGATTGGTCGGACTGGCTCGCCGCAATAGGATCGGCCAATGTCATGGTGATGCCTTCACCGGTGACGGCCACGGCACCGGTGACCAATTCATCCTGAATCAGCGTGTCGCTTTTGACCTTTCCGGAGACCTTCTTCGACTGCTCGTCAACTTGGGCCTTGACTGCATTCACATCTTTGGTGAGCTGTTCGATTTGCGCATTGCGGTTTTCGAGTTGGTCGGCCAACGTCTGACGCACCTGTTTGCGCGGATCGGACTGCAGCTGCTGGACGAACAGGCACCCCGCAAACCCGACACCGACGCAAATCAGGAAAACGATAATGCGATTGAACCAGATGGAAAATACAGATCGCTGCTCATGGACCAGTCTCGAATCGGAGAACATGGGATCCATCGGACGGTTCACGAGATCGTCGATGAGTTGCAGGGAATCATCGTTGGTTTTACGGCGACGGCGTCCGCGAACGGCCGTGGCATCATTGGGAGACAACGCATGGTGGGATTTCACAGACCGAAATGCACGGGAAAAAATGGCACGACGGCGTACTGGCTCATTCTCTTCTGGTACGGGGAATGAGACCGGCGCTGTGGAATCAGGCTCCATGCCGCTCCCCCAATTCCTTGCGCAACAAGCTCACACCTTGCTTGGTGTAGATATATCCGGCCAACCAGTACATGGCAATGCCCCAAATCCCTGCGGCAAGCGCGGCAAGATAGAGCAGGTGGAAGAAGGCGTTGGTGCCAAGATCAGCGAAAATCAGGCTGACGATGGAAATCATCAATAATGCGGTGCCCGCTTTGCCCACGAAATGCACCGGCAACGGACCATATCCATATTGGGCAAGCCACAGCACCTGAATTGCCATCCACAAGTCGCGCAAACCCACAATGATCAGCATCCACCAGGGGATGACGCCGGCGATGCCGAGAGCCAGAATCGAGCAAAAAATCAACAGGCGATCGGCTACCGGGTCAAGAATCTGCCCGATTTTGCTGACTTGGTTGAATCTGCGCGCGATGATGCCATCGAGTCCGTCAGAAGCGGAGGAGATGGCGATAAGCGCCAACGCCGCAATCATCTCATGCCGAGAGATCAGCGCGGAGATGAATGGAATCGAGATGATTCTCAACGCGCTGATCAGATTCGGCACAGTGAAATACAGGTCACGCGCCTCTGGACTGTATCTGCTGCTGAGTTTGTGGTCTGTCATATCGACAAATAGTCTACATGGTTTACATGCGAGAGGCTTGCAATGCGGTGACGATGATGCCTCGAGCACCGACTTCGTACAAATCGTCCATCAGCTGGTTGACCTTGGCCTTGGGCACCATGACGCGCACGGCGTTCCACTGCTTGTCGTGCAGCGGGGAGATAGTGGGGCTCTCAAAACCGGGGGTCACGGCCACGGCTGCAGACACCTTGCTTACGGGGATGTCGTAATCCATAAGCACGTACTGGTGTGCGGTCAGCACGCCTTGCAGACGGCGGGTGAGTACGGCGAGACGGGAGTCCTTCTCGTCCAGACGCGGAGAGCGAATCAGGCACGCTTCGGAGTGCATCAGCGGGTCGGAAAAAACGCGCAGACCGGCGTTGCGCAGCGTGGTACCGGTGGAGACCACGTCGGCGATGAGGTCGGCCACGCCCAGCTGCACGGAGGATTCCACGGCACCATCCAGGTGGATGGTTTCAGCTTCGATACCGTGTTCGACGAGGTATTCATGCACCAGCTTG
This sequence is a window from Bifidobacterium breve DSM 20213 = JCM 1192. Protein-coding genes within it:
- a CDS encoding DUF881 domain-containing protein produces the protein MEPDSTAPVSFPVPEENEPVRRRAIFSRAFRSVKSHHALSPNDATAVRGRRRRKTNDDSLQLIDDLVNRPMDPMFSDSRLVHEQRSVFSIWFNRIIVFLICVGVGFAGCLFVQQLQSDPRKQVRQTLADQLENRNAQIEQLTKDVNAVKAQVDEQSKKVSGKVKSDTLIQDELVTGAVAVTGEGITMTLADPIAASQSDQSTSTRVGTTSKIRVVTDLDLQQLVSLMFQNGAEAISINGNRLGAQTSIRKAGGHILIGVNAIESPYTIEAIGDKNTLAEAMGSKNLASLYDSFKQAGIYPQVNKSNSITLEAAVAGETQYAERNE
- a CDS encoding CDP-alcohol phosphatidyltransferase family protein, which gives rise to MTDHKLSSRYSPEARDLYFTVPNLISALRIISIPFISALISRHEMIAALALIAISSASDGLDGIIARRFNQVSKIGQILDPVADRLLIFCSILALGIAGVIPWWMLIIVGLRDLWMAIQVLWLAQYGYGPLPVHFVGKAGTALLMISIVSLIFADLGTNAFFHLLYLAALAAGIWGIAMYWLAGYIYTKQGVSLLRKELGERHGA
- the hisG gene encoding ATP phosphoribosyltransferase; amino-acid sequence: MLRIAVPNKGMLSEPAWNMLAEAGYRLRTNPRQLVVQDEDNGIELFYLRPLDIAVYVGRGAIDVGITGQDLLKNSGTAALEHMPLGFGSSTFRFAAPNESPITTLEDIQGKRVATTFDKLVHEYLVEHGIEAETIHLDGAVESSVQLGVADLIADVVSTGTTLRNAGLRVFSDPLMHSEACLIRSPRLDEKDSRLAVLTRRLQGVLTAHQYVLMDYDIPVSKVSAAVAVTPGFESPTISPLHDKQWNAVRVMVPKAKVNQLMDDLYEVGARGIIVTALQASRM